In a single window of the Synechococcus sp. WH 8016 genome:
- a CDS encoding CCA tRNA nucleotidyltransferase, which produces MERPGLPVQLLPALQASASPAGVTRLALVGGAVRDALLHDQQGDPWRTLPDLDLVIEGSASEFAAALEQDYGDQRVEEVRVHAAYGTAELSFDGVLIDLAAARQERYPAPGENPLVESGSLERDLERRDFTVNAMALELPLSGHGEPWLLDPHGGRVHLARRELAFLHASSVTDDPTRVVRAGRYAARLAFVLAPEARQQIDQTLEAWPWSWTHGDPPAAAPPALATRLRMELELLFDQEPWLAALRALQSWGALRLLDPALQADSRLIRRLLQAQRLQLPLLLALVAGAADPLELAARLQLPQQQQRWLQQMQALSAWLNARLVQDAWESWTAEQWCDALEQQAWGAEAVALLVSQNPPYRRPLLRWWGRWRHCTSPQTAKDLLAQGWQPGPELGQELQRLRRQRLRAMR; this is translated from the coding sequence GTGGAGCGTCCAGGCCTTCCTGTCCAGCTCTTGCCTGCACTTCAGGCCAGCGCATCACCCGCTGGAGTCACCCGACTAGCCCTCGTTGGCGGCGCTGTGCGTGATGCCTTGCTGCACGATCAGCAAGGAGATCCATGGCGAACGTTGCCGGATTTGGATTTGGTGATCGAGGGGTCGGCTTCGGAGTTTGCGGCGGCTCTTGAGCAGGACTACGGAGATCAGCGGGTCGAGGAGGTTCGTGTGCATGCTGCTTACGGCACAGCGGAGCTGTCCTTCGATGGCGTGCTGATCGATCTCGCTGCGGCGAGGCAAGAGCGTTACCCGGCTCCTGGCGAAAACCCGTTGGTCGAGAGCGGCTCCTTGGAGCGAGATCTGGAGCGTCGGGATTTCACGGTGAATGCGATGGCCTTGGAGCTACCGCTGTCAGGGCATGGTGAGCCCTGGCTCTTGGACCCGCACGGCGGCCGGGTCCACCTTGCACGTCGTGAACTTGCCTTCTTGCACGCCTCCAGCGTGACCGATGACCCCACGCGCGTGGTGCGTGCTGGCCGGTATGCCGCGCGCTTGGCGTTTGTCCTGGCACCAGAGGCGCGGCAGCAGATCGATCAAACGCTCGAGGCTTGGCCATGGTCATGGACCCATGGGGATCCACCGGCTGCGGCTCCCCCCGCCCTCGCTACGCGGCTGCGGATGGAATTGGAGCTGCTGTTTGACCAAGAACCATGGCTAGCGGCCCTTCGTGCTCTCCAGTCCTGGGGTGCTCTGAGGCTGCTGGACCCTGCCCTCCAGGCTGATTCCCGTTTGATTCGGCGTTTGCTTCAGGCTCAGCGGCTGCAGCTGCCGTTGTTGCTAGCGCTTGTAGCCGGAGCCGCTGACCCGCTGGAACTTGCGGCCCGGCTGCAATTGCCCCAGCAACAGCAGCGCTGGTTGCAGCAGATGCAGGCTCTCAGCGCTTGGCTTAACGCCCGTTTAGTCCAGGACGCGTGGGAGAGCTGGACGGCTGAGCAGTGGTGTGATGCTTTGGAACAGCAGGCCTGGGGAGCGGAAGCGGTGGCCTTGCTGGTGAGTCAGAACCCTCCTTACCGAAGGCCGTTGTTGCGTTGGTGGGGGCGCTGGCGCCATTGCACATCCCCCCAAACTGCGAAGGATCTCTTGGCCCAGGGTTGGCAGCCAGGCCCTGAGCTTGGGCAGGAGTTGCAGCGCTTGCGCCGGCAGCGTCTGCGCGCGATGCGCTGA
- a CDS encoding UvrD-helicase domain-containing protein, translating to MSFLAGLNDAQKRAVDHHEGPLLVVAGAGSGKTRALTHRIAHLIGEHGADPAQILAVTFTNKAAREMKERLELLLAQRLAQSQFGQPWSTLPPVEQRQLRTRIYREVTKELWIGTFHALFARMLRFDIDKFKDPEGLTWTKQFSIYDEADAQSLVKEIVTQELQLDPKRFEPKKVRWAISNAKNQGWSPDDLEANAEGQRGKLSADVYRRYRKALAANNALDFDDLLLLPVQLLQQNEQVRGYWYRRFRHVLVDEYQDTNRTQYELIKLLVTDGKEPQTVEDWSGRSVFVVGDADQSIYSFRAADFTILMGFQDDFGDKAPDDVTRTMVKLEENYRSTATILEAANALISNNSERIDKVLRPTRGEGELISLTRCDDEIAEAEAVVHRMRMMEAANPDLSWKDMAVLYRTNAQSRAIEESLVRWRIPYVVVGGLRFYDRREIKDLLGYLRLLINPADTVSLLRVINVPKRGIGKTTIQRLTDAANQLGIPLWDVVSDPEAVRSLGGRSARGLLQFCELINSLKERTHAATPSELIQEVMEKSGYVSELIADGSDEAEERRRNLQELVNAGLQYQEENDEGDLEGFLASAALASDADSKDTAADRVTLMTLHSSKGLEFPVVCLVGLEQGLFPSYRSLDDPASLEEERRLCYVGITRAKERLFISHASERRLWGGMREPAMPSVFLSELPEGLVQGDVPQSGGAALRREQRLERLTRVDRQDSQRVASGGASGAPANAVRRRQAGPAPGKSWSVGDQVVHASFGVGEITHTFGSGEKVSIAVKFAGMGPKILDPRLAPIEPAGG from the coding sequence ATGAGTTTTCTTGCCGGTCTGAATGACGCCCAAAAGCGGGCTGTTGATCACCATGAAGGCCCTCTTCTGGTGGTTGCTGGAGCGGGGAGCGGCAAGACCCGGGCGCTGACCCACCGGATTGCCCATTTGATCGGTGAGCATGGTGCCGATCCTGCTCAGATCTTGGCGGTGACCTTCACCAATAAGGCCGCCAGAGAGATGAAAGAGCGGTTGGAACTGCTACTCGCGCAGCGATTGGCTCAAAGTCAATTCGGTCAGCCCTGGAGCACGCTCCCTCCCGTGGAGCAGCGTCAGTTGCGCACGCGGATTTATCGCGAGGTCACGAAAGAATTATGGATTGGCACCTTCCATGCCTTGTTTGCACGGATGTTGCGCTTCGATATTGATAAATTTAAGGATCCAGAAGGCCTCACTTGGACGAAGCAATTCTCCATTTATGACGAGGCAGATGCTCAGAGTTTGGTAAAGGAGATTGTGACTCAAGAGTTGCAGCTTGATCCAAAACGTTTTGAGCCCAAAAAAGTACGTTGGGCGATTAGTAATGCCAAAAATCAAGGCTGGTCACCTGACGATTTAGAGGCCAACGCTGAAGGGCAGCGGGGCAAGCTCAGCGCTGATGTGTATAGGCGCTATCGCAAGGCTTTGGCTGCGAACAATGCCCTGGATTTTGATGATCTTCTGCTTCTTCCTGTGCAGTTGCTTCAGCAGAATGAGCAAGTGCGCGGGTATTGGTATCGCCGGTTTCGGCATGTGCTAGTTGATGAATATCAAGATACAAATCGCACTCAGTATGAGTTGATCAAGCTGCTGGTAACGGATGGAAAAGAGCCGCAAACAGTGGAAGATTGGTCAGGCCGATCGGTGTTTGTGGTGGGTGATGCGGATCAGAGTATTTACAGCTTTCGTGCCGCAGATTTCACCATTTTGATGGGGTTTCAGGACGATTTTGGTGACAAAGCTCCTGACGATGTCACCCGCACAATGGTGAAATTAGAAGAGAATTATCGCTCCACTGCCACCATTTTAGAAGCTGCGAATGCCCTGATTTCCAATAACAGCGAGCGGATCGATAAGGTGCTTCGTCCCACGCGTGGTGAAGGTGAATTGATTTCACTCACCCGCTGTGATGACGAAATCGCTGAAGCGGAAGCGGTGGTGCATCGGATGCGGATGATGGAGGCGGCCAATCCAGATCTCAGCTGGAAAGACATGGCGGTGCTGTATCGCACCAATGCCCAGTCGCGAGCGATCGAAGAATCCCTGGTGCGCTGGCGCATTCCTTATGTGGTGGTTGGGGGCTTGCGTTTCTACGACCGTCGCGAGATCAAAGACCTCTTGGGCTACCTACGCCTGCTCATTAATCCAGCCGACACCGTCAGCCTGCTGCGCGTGATCAATGTGCCCAAGCGCGGGATTGGTAAAACCACCATTCAGCGCTTGACCGACGCCGCCAATCAACTGGGGATTCCGCTGTGGGACGTGGTGAGCGATCCCGAGGCGGTGCGCTCCTTAGGCGGTCGTTCTGCCAGGGGGCTACTGCAGTTTTGTGAATTGATCAACAGCCTGAAGGAACGCACTCATGCGGCAACTCCATCCGAACTGATTCAAGAGGTGATGGAGAAGAGCGGCTATGTCAGTGAGTTGATCGCAGACGGTTCCGATGAGGCCGAGGAGCGCCGCCGCAACCTGCAGGAGCTGGTGAATGCAGGCCTTCAATACCAGGAAGAAAATGATGAAGGCGATCTAGAGGGGTTTCTGGCCTCCGCCGCGCTCGCCAGTGATGCCGACAGCAAGGACACGGCGGCCGACAGGGTCACTTTGATGACGTTGCACAGCAGCAAGGGACTTGAATTTCCAGTGGTTTGTCTGGTTGGCTTGGAGCAGGGCTTGTTCCCGAGCTATCGCTCCCTCGATGATCCTGCGTCGCTCGAAGAGGAGCGCCGGCTTTGCTATGTCGGCATCACCCGGGCCAAAGAGCGTTTATTCATCTCCCACGCCAGTGAGAGGCGCTTGTGGGGCGGCATGCGCGAGCCAGCCATGCCCAGCGTGTTTCTTTCTGAATTGCCGGAAGGTCTCGTGCAGGGCGATGTCCCTCAAAGCGGGGGAGCGGCGCTGCGCCGTGAGCAGCGCTTGGAGCGACTCACACGTGTTGACCGCCAAGATTCCCAACGGGTGGCTTCTGGCGGAGCATCCGGAGCGCCCGCCAATGCCGTGCGTCGCCGCCAGGCCGGACCGGCCCCTGGAAAAAGCTGGAGTGTGGGCGATCAGGTGGTCCATGCCAGCTTCGGTGTCGGGGAGATCACCCACACCTTTGGCAGTGGTGAAAAGGTGTCGATTGCCGTGAAATTTGCGGGCATGGGGCCCAAAATTCTCGACCCGCGCTTGGCACCTATCGAGCCTGCTGGAGGCTGA
- a CDS encoding O-antigen ligase — protein MIGSVLVERLRVAVPWLDALIPLSLLGFVWERSADPSVTVWLLALWCGLKLVSRLAKTPLYGVLIGVLLVSLSALFHPLTVSAPTDLVLVLLACAAGLQQTPRQWNIAFWCLLAVVLVCLPFVEWDRLNGNLQLIPLAQLRDWLPQEALRIQRITINRSAYLFGLFSLIGYSLWRFERRILLRWLAAISGILSLVMAFATGSRAAFAYPLLVVILTEAAWRHRDVVVRYARSFATALLMGGLCFNVLLYWPSGPIAKGDPSDVGRAEVARCFLAESARSWQDFLGGHGYDRVSDRCVQQVFLPDPPRGIPHAHNAFLHVLADQGVVAFLLMVWALWLGFTRLFSRFGQAAPVLSFVGLSCWLFMLAAALVESTLLKTVLQQVVSGYLLAIPWWVASAPSSSDRSHTISG, from the coding sequence GTGATTGGTTCTGTGTTGGTTGAGCGCTTAAGGGTTGCCGTGCCCTGGCTGGATGCCCTGATCCCCCTATCGCTTCTGGGGTTTGTTTGGGAACGCAGCGCTGATCCCTCCGTCACGGTCTGGCTTCTGGCCCTGTGGTGCGGGCTCAAATTGGTCAGCCGTCTTGCCAAGACACCGTTGTATGGAGTTTTGATCGGTGTGTTGCTGGTCAGCTTGAGTGCCCTGTTCCACCCACTCACGGTTTCGGCGCCAACGGATCTGGTTTTGGTGTTGCTCGCCTGCGCTGCGGGGCTTCAGCAAACCCCTCGGCAATGGAACATTGCCTTTTGGTGTCTGCTTGCGGTCGTTCTGGTTTGTCTTCCTTTTGTGGAATGGGACCGCTTGAACGGCAATCTTCAGCTGATCCCTTTGGCTCAACTGCGCGACTGGCTCCCTCAAGAGGCGCTTCGGATTCAGCGGATCACCATTAATCGATCAGCCTACTTATTTGGCTTATTCAGCCTGATTGGTTACTCCCTTTGGCGGTTTGAGCGGCGCATCTTGTTGCGTTGGCTGGCTGCAATCTCAGGGATCCTTAGTTTAGTGATGGCTTTCGCTACTGGTTCGAGAGCAGCCTTTGCTTATCCCCTTTTGGTTGTGATCCTCACCGAAGCGGCTTGGCGGCACCGCGATGTTGTGGTGCGCTATGCCCGCTCGTTTGCGACCGCTCTCCTGATGGGAGGTCTGTGCTTCAACGTGTTGTTGTACTGGCCATCAGGCCCTATCGCTAAGGGCGATCCCAGTGATGTCGGTCGGGCTGAGGTGGCGCGATGTTTTCTCGCGGAGTCGGCCCGTTCATGGCAAGATTTTTTGGGTGGGCATGGATACGACCGTGTCTCTGATCGGTGCGTTCAGCAGGTGTTCCTCCCGGATCCACCACGTGGCATACCCCACGCTCACAACGCTTTTCTTCATGTGTTGGCGGATCAAGGCGTTGTCGCTTTTCTGCTGATGGTTTGGGCGCTGTGGCTGGGGTTTACGCGTCTTTTCTCCAGATTTGGCCAGGCTGCCCCTGTTCTGTCCTTTGTTGGGTTGAGTTGCTGGTTGTTCATGCTGGCGGCGGCTTTGGTTGAATCAACTTTGCTGAAGACGGTGTTGCAACAAGTGGTGTCTGGATATCTTTTGGCGATTCCTTGGTGGGTGGCGTCTGCTCCCAGTTCGTCAGATCGCTCGCATACCATCAGCGGATGA